One stretch of Candidatus Methylomirabilota bacterium DNA includes these proteins:
- a CDS encoding NADH-quinone oxidoreductase subunit J yields the protein MTPGQIAFWILAVMAVGSAVGVVLRRNPIHSALFLVAHLATLAALFLKMRAEFLAAVQVIVYAGAIAVLFVFAIMVLIPGKEETGPDALRSQRLLAGPVAGLLLILLAVMLRSALFKGEAPATAVPGGVAAIGRALFTDYLFPFEVTSVLLLVALVGVMALAKRRAA from the coding sequence ATGACGCCGGGACAAATCGCGTTCTGGATCCTCGCGGTGATGGCCGTCGGCTCGGCCGTGGGCGTCGTGCTGAGGCGCAACCCCATCCACAGCGCGCTCTTCCTCGTGGCGCATCTCGCGACGCTGGCCGCGCTCTTCCTCAAGATGCGCGCCGAGTTCCTCGCGGCCGTGCAAGTCATCGTGTACGCCGGCGCCATCGCCGTCCTGTTCGTCTTCGCCATCATGGTGCTGATCCCGGGCAAGGAGGAGACCGGCCCCGACGCGCTGCGCTCGCAGCGCCTGCTTGCCGGCCCTGTGGCGGGGCTCCTGCTCATCCTCCTGGCGGTGATGCTGCGCTCGGCGCTGTTCAAAGGCGAAGCGCCCGCGACGGCCGTGCCCGGCGGCGTGGCCGCGATCGGCCGGGCGCTCTTCACGGACTACCTCTTCCCGTTCGAGGTCACGTCGGTGCTTCTCCTTGTCGCCCTGGTCGGCGTGATGGCCTTGGCCAAGCGCAGGGCGGCGTAG
- a CDS encoding complex I subunit 1 family protein: protein MSGTALDLLLIALPVAFTMFVVLNFGGLLTWVERKQSAIMQDRIGANRASIFGIRIFGLLHPLADAIKMLTKEDFMPARADRLMFTLAPFVSVFFALAAFASIPFGDTLWIAGREIQLQAVTLNVGVLYVLAMLSLGVYGLMMAGWSSANNYALLGGQRAAALMISAEIAIGASIMGVVMVYGSLNMQDIARGQGLPLLPQYFGPWIPAWGILTQPLAFVLFLTAGIAATKRIPFDMPEGESEIIGYFVEYSGMKFGMFAMADFLETVVIAGMTTGLFLGGWQVPYLASSGFSFPWGLEVPLAHLLVTALQVGAFLTKVVVLIWFLMLIRWTLPRFRYDQAMRLGWLGLFPLSILNIVLTGLVLLLLGKA from the coding sequence ATGAGCGGCACGGCTCTCGATCTCCTGCTGATCGCCCTGCCCGTCGCGTTCACGATGTTCGTGGTGCTCAACTTCGGCGGCCTCTTGACCTGGGTCGAGCGCAAGCAGTCGGCCATCATGCAGGACCGGATCGGCGCCAACCGCGCGAGCATCTTCGGCATCCGCATCTTTGGCCTGCTCCACCCGCTGGCCGACGCGATCAAGATGCTGACCAAGGAAGATTTCATGCCGGCACGCGCCGACCGGCTGATGTTCACGCTGGCGCCGTTCGTGTCGGTCTTCTTCGCGCTGGCGGCCTTCGCCTCGATCCCCTTCGGCGACACGCTCTGGATCGCCGGGCGCGAGATCCAGCTTCAGGCGGTGACGCTGAACGTCGGCGTCCTCTACGTGCTGGCGATGCTCTCCCTCGGCGTCTACGGGCTCATGATGGCCGGGTGGTCCTCGGCCAACAACTACGCGCTCCTGGGCGGCCAGCGGGCCGCCGCGCTCATGATCTCGGCGGAAATCGCCATCGGCGCCTCGATCATGGGCGTGGTCATGGTCTACGGCTCGCTCAATATGCAGGATATCGCCCGCGGCCAGGGACTGCCCCTCCTGCCGCAGTACTTCGGCCCGTGGATTCCCGCCTGGGGCATCCTGACCCAGCCGCTGGCCTTCGTCCTCTTCCTCACGGCCGGCATCGCGGCGACCAAGCGCATCCCCTTCGACATGCCCGAGGGCGAGTCGGAGATCATCGGCTACTTCGTGGAGTACAGCGGCATGAAGTTCGGCATGTTCGCCATGGCGGACTTCCTCGAGACCGTCGTGATCGCGGGCATGACGACCGGGCTCTTCCTGGGCGGCTGGCAGGTTCCGTACCTCGCCTCTTCGGGCTTCTCGTTCCCGTGGGGGCTCGAGGTGCCGCTGGCCCACCTCCTGGTGACCGCGCTCCAGGTCGGCGCGTTCCTCACCAAGGTCGTCGTCCTGATCTGGTTTCTCATGCTGATCCGCTGGACGCTGCCCCGCTTCCGCTACGACCAGGCGATGCGGCTGGGCTGGCTGGGTCTCTTCCCGCTGTCCATCCTTAATATCGTGCTGACGGGGCTGGTGCTCCTGCTCCTGGGAAAGGCCTGA
- the nuoF gene encoding NADH-quinone oxidoreductase subunit NuoF: MSENKTSEKIFTRNFHLADSHTLRLYRETGGYTALPKALRMEPAAITEEVKKANLRGLGGAAFPTGVKWGFIPKGSTEPKYLVVNADEGEPGTFKDRYLMERDPHALIEGMVIAARAIGSHTGFVYIRGEYVKPWRVLDGAVKEAYAAGLLGQNIQGSGFDFDIVLHRGAGAYICGEETGLLSSLEGKKGWPKIKPPFPAIKGAFGHPTIVNNVETIMAVPHIINRGAAWFAGLGTKSQGGTRLYSVSGHVVVPGVVEAPVSVTLRQLIYDRCGGIRGGKKLKAVVPGGSSAAILTPDEIDIQMDVEGPKSKGSMIGSAGIIVMDETVSIPEALMVVARFYAHESCGQCTPCRESTGWIYKMSRRIIEGKGRKEDLDTILDVAKRGAGTTICAFYDGAVGPYISYIEKFRSEFEDLIMRSAHA, from the coding sequence ATGAGCGAGAACAAGACGAGCGAGAAGATCTTCACCCGCAACTTCCACCTGGCGGACTCGCACACGCTGCGGCTCTACCGGGAGACGGGCGGCTACACGGCGCTGCCCAAGGCGCTCCGGATGGAGCCGGCGGCCATCACGGAGGAGGTCAAGAAGGCCAACCTGCGGGGACTCGGCGGCGCGGCCTTTCCGACGGGCGTCAAGTGGGGCTTCATCCCGAAAGGCTCGACTGAGCCCAAGTACCTCGTGGTGAACGCCGACGAGGGCGAGCCGGGCACATTCAAAGACCGCTACCTCATGGAGCGGGACCCGCACGCCCTCATCGAGGGAATGGTCATCGCGGCGCGCGCCATCGGCTCGCACACGGGCTTCGTCTACATCCGCGGCGAGTACGTGAAGCCGTGGCGGGTCCTGGACGGCGCGGTCAAGGAAGCCTACGCGGCGGGGCTCCTCGGCCAGAACATCCAGGGCTCCGGCTTCGACTTCGACATCGTGCTCCACCGCGGCGCCGGCGCGTACATCTGCGGCGAGGAGACGGGGCTCCTGTCTTCCCTCGAGGGGAAGAAAGGGTGGCCCAAGATCAAGCCGCCGTTCCCCGCGATCAAGGGAGCGTTCGGCCACCCCACCATCGTCAACAACGTCGAGACCATCATGGCCGTGCCGCACATCATCAACCGAGGTGCTGCGTGGTTCGCGGGCCTGGGCACCAAGAGCCAGGGCGGTACCCGGCTCTATTCCGTGTCCGGGCACGTCGTGGTGCCTGGCGTCGTCGAGGCGCCGGTGTCGGTCACGCTGCGGCAGCTGATCTACGATCGTTGTGGCGGTATCCGTGGAGGCAAGAAACTCAAGGCCGTGGTGCCGGGCGGCTCGTCGGCCGCCATCCTGACGCCCGACGAGATCGACATCCAGATGGACGTGGAGGGGCCCAAGAGCAAGGGCTCCATGATCGGCTCCGCCGGCATCATCGTGATGGACGAGACCGTGTCCATTCCTGAGGCGCTCATGGTCGTCGCGCGCTTCTACGCGCACGAGAGTTGTGGCCAGTGCACGCCGTGCCGGGAGTCCACGGGCTGGATCTACAAGATGTCCCGGCGCATCATCGAGGGCAAGGGGCGCAAGGAGGACCTGGACACGATCCTGGACGTCGCGAAGCGCGGCGCCGGGACGACCATCTGCGCCTTTTACGACGGCGCCGTCGGGCCGTACATCAGCTACATCGAGAAGTTTCGCTCGGAGTTCGAGGACCTGATCATGCGCTCTGCCCATGCCTAA
- the pdhA gene encoding pyruvate dehydrogenase (acetyl-transferring) E1 component subunit alpha has translation MAQTKAAVPSARLDAALARGLLTQMQLIRRFEEKAAEMYSMGKIGGFLHLYIGQEAVAVGATSALRPDDYSVSSYREHGHCLAKGSDPKRIMAELFGRRDGLSHGKGGSMHLFDKSVNFLGGHGIVGAHLPLAAGAGFGIKYQGGDQVVLCFFGDGAVPEGEFHESLNLAALWKLPVLFICENNRYAMGTAIHRALAQTEIWRFAETYGIHGEPVDGMDVLAVRECVGRAVERARRDRSPALIEARTYRFRGHSMRDPAGAVYRTKEEVEREKLRDPIDLFSERCVKDGALTAADIKMIEKSVSDQVDEAVAFAEASPVPAPEELFTDVYKD, from the coding sequence ATGGCGCAAACGAAGGCCGCGGTCCCCAGCGCCAGGCTCGACGCCGCGCTGGCCCGGGGACTCCTCACCCAGATGCAGCTGATCCGGCGCTTCGAGGAGAAGGCCGCCGAGATGTACTCGATGGGCAAGATCGGCGGGTTCCTGCACCTCTACATCGGCCAGGAGGCGGTGGCGGTCGGCGCCACGTCCGCGTTGCGCCCGGACGACTACTCGGTGTCGTCGTACCGCGAGCACGGGCACTGCCTTGCCAAGGGCTCCGACCCGAAGCGCATCATGGCCGAGCTCTTCGGACGGCGCGACGGGCTCAGCCACGGCAAGGGCGGCTCGATGCACCTCTTCGACAAGAGCGTCAACTTCCTCGGCGGCCACGGCATCGTCGGAGCCCACCTGCCGCTGGCGGCCGGCGCCGGCTTCGGCATCAAGTACCAGGGCGGCGACCAGGTGGTGCTCTGCTTCTTCGGCGACGGCGCGGTACCGGAGGGCGAATTCCACGAGTCGCTCAACCTCGCGGCGCTCTGGAAGCTGCCGGTGCTCTTCATCTGCGAGAACAACCGCTACGCCATGGGCACGGCCATCCACCGGGCCCTCGCGCAGACGGAGATCTGGCGCTTCGCCGAGACCTACGGCATCCATGGCGAGCCGGTGGACGGCATGGACGTATTGGCGGTGCGCGAGTGCGTCGGGCGGGCCGTCGAGCGGGCGCGGCGGGACCGTTCTCCGGCTCTCATCGAGGCGCGCACGTACCGCTTCCGGGGGCACTCGATGCGGGACCCGGCGGGCGCGGTCTACCGCACCAAGGAGGAGGTCGAGCGCGAAAAGCTGCGCGATCCGATCGACCTCTTCTCCGAGCGCTGCGTGAAGGACGGGGCGCTGACCGCCGCCGACATCAAGATGATCGAGAAGTCCGTGAGCGACCAGGTGGACGAGGCCGTCGCCTTCGCCGAGGCCTCGCCCGTGCCCGCGCCGGAAGAGCTCTTCACAGACGTGTACAAGGACTAG
- a CDS encoding NAD(P)H-dependent oxidoreductase subunit E — protein MTADARRPQFTPEQLAEVRRLQGLYPDKQGALLPVLHLAQEAYGYVSLEVEEYVAGLFEMSPAHVHEVVTFYTLFFQKPKGRHVVSVCHNLSCHLMNAKGIIGHLEERLGVSPGETTPDGRITFLTVECLCACEQAPMMQVDDRYEGNLTPEKVDRILDGLP, from the coding sequence TTGACCGCTGACGCGCGGAGGCCGCAGTTCACTCCCGAGCAGTTGGCCGAGGTCAGGCGGCTCCAGGGGCTCTACCCGGACAAGCAGGGCGCGCTCCTGCCCGTGCTGCATCTGGCACAAGAGGCGTATGGCTACGTGTCGCTCGAGGTGGAGGAATACGTCGCGGGGCTGTTCGAGATGAGCCCGGCCCACGTCCACGAGGTGGTCACCTTCTACACGCTCTTCTTCCAGAAGCCCAAGGGGCGGCACGTCGTCTCCGTCTGCCACAACCTCTCCTGCCACCTCATGAACGCCAAGGGCATCATCGGGCACCTCGAAGAGCGGCTTGGAGTCTCTCCCGGAGAGACCACGCCGGACGGCCGGATCACCTTCCTCACCGTCGAGTGCCTCTGCGCCTGCGAGCAGGCGCCGATGATGCAGGTGGACGACCGGTACGAAGGCAACCTGACGCCGGAGAAAGTCGACCGCATCCTGGACGGGCTCCCCTGA
- a CDS encoding pyruvate dehydrogenase complex E1 component subunit beta, translating to MAVMTYREALNLALREEMRRDPRVYVMGEEVGLYEGAYKVTQGLLKEFGEKRIIDTPICESGFTGIGVGSAMLGLRPVIEMMTFNFSILALDQIVNSAAKLCYMSGGQYNIPLVVRGPGGPASQLAAQHSQSMETYFYHVPGLKVVRPSTPADAKGLLKSAIRDDNPVIFIESETLYAIKGEVPDDPDFLVPLGEAAIRREGTDVTVVAYMGMLYRALEVAEELAKDGISIEIVDPRTLRPMDTGTILRSVRKTHRCAVIEAGAGFAGMGSEIAATVQEEAFDDLDAPVCRITGENAPMPYARNLELLKTPSKAKIAAAIRKVCS from the coding sequence ATGGCCGTCATGACGTATCGCGAAGCGCTCAACCTGGCCTTGAGAGAGGAGATGCGCCGTGACCCGCGCGTCTACGTCATGGGCGAAGAGGTCGGGCTCTACGAGGGCGCCTACAAGGTGACGCAGGGCCTCCTCAAGGAGTTCGGGGAGAAGCGCATCATCGACACGCCGATCTGCGAGTCGGGCTTCACCGGGATCGGCGTGGGCTCGGCCATGCTGGGGCTGCGCCCCGTGATCGAGATGATGACCTTCAACTTCTCCATCCTGGCGCTCGACCAGATCGTCAACTCGGCCGCCAAGCTCTGCTACATGTCGGGCGGGCAGTACAACATCCCGCTGGTCGTGCGGGGTCCCGGCGGACCCGCCTCCCAGCTCGCCGCCCAACACTCCCAGAGCATGGAGACGTACTTCTACCACGTGCCGGGGCTCAAGGTCGTCCGCCCCTCGACGCCGGCCGACGCCAAGGGCCTCCTCAAGTCCGCCATCCGGGACGACAACCCGGTCATCTTCATCGAGTCCGAGACGCTGTACGCCATCAAGGGCGAGGTGCCCGATGACCCGGACTTCCTGGTCCCGCTGGGCGAGGCCGCAATCCGCCGTGAAGGCACCGACGTCACCGTTGTCGCGTACATGGGCATGCTCTACCGCGCCCTCGAGGTCGCCGAGGAGCTCGCCAAGGACGGCATCTCCATCGAGATCGTCGACCCGCGGACCCTGCGCCCGATGGACACGGGCACGATCCTGCGCTCGGTGCGCAAGACCCACCGCTGCGCCGTGATCGAGGCGGGCGCGGGCTTCGCCGGCATGGGGTCGGAAATCGCCGCCACCGTCCAGGAAGAGGCCTTCGACGATCTCGACGCGCCGGTCTGCCGCATCACAGGCGAGAACGCGCCCATGCCCTACGCGCGCAACCTCGAGCTGCTCAAGACCCCCTCCAAAGCCAAGATCGCCGCGGCTATCCGAAAGGTCTGCTCATGA
- a CDS encoding NADH-quinone oxidoreductase subunit D — MPERTARELFLGEGPGTGSGSQNLYVNMGPAHPAMHGIIRIFAELDGEVVVKGDVEIGYLHRAFEKECEIGPYNNAIPFTDRLNYVSPLINNFAYASAVEKLLDIEITERCKYIRVVMSEISRVCDHLTCVGASAMELGAFTVFLYMIKAREFLWELVEDVTGARLTISYGRVGGVKADLPDGFGIKVRKAFAEVRQVLSEVHTLITGNRIFMDRMVGVGALSAGESIAWGITGPLLRAAGVPFDLRRVQPYWAYDRVEFEVPLGKNGDNFDRYLVRMAEMGQSMRMVEQALERMPGGAINVDFEGREIPVDAYVDLGKQGKTEGLLLLPITLSPNLQGQGRAAQERVNVADKTVVMPPKETAYGSIEGLMNHFMLVMDGYGIRPPAGEAYFAAEGANGELGFYVVSDGSDRPYRVRCRPPCLPPVAALPRMIEGQMVADIIPTFGSVNMIGGELDR, encoded by the coding sequence ATGCCTGAGCGTACCGCGCGCGAGCTGTTCCTCGGAGAGGGCCCTGGCACGGGCAGCGGCAGCCAGAACCTCTACGTCAACATGGGTCCTGCGCACCCGGCCATGCACGGCATCATCCGGATCTTCGCCGAGCTCGACGGCGAGGTCGTGGTCAAGGGCGATGTCGAGATCGGCTACCTACACCGCGCGTTCGAGAAGGAATGCGAGATCGGCCCGTACAACAACGCCATCCCCTTCACGGACCGCCTCAACTACGTCTCGCCGCTGATCAACAACTTCGCCTACGCCTCGGCCGTCGAGAAGCTCCTCGACATCGAGATCACCGAGCGCTGCAAGTACATCCGCGTGGTCATGAGCGAGATCTCGCGGGTCTGCGACCACCTGACGTGCGTGGGCGCCTCCGCCATGGAACTGGGCGCCTTCACGGTCTTCCTGTACATGATCAAGGCGCGCGAGTTCCTCTGGGAGCTGGTCGAGGACGTCACCGGCGCGCGGCTGACCATCTCCTACGGCCGGGTCGGCGGCGTCAAGGCCGACCTGCCCGATGGATTCGGCATCAAGGTGCGGAAGGCCTTCGCCGAAGTGCGGCAGGTGCTCTCGGAAGTCCACACGCTCATCACCGGCAACCGGATCTTCATGGACCGCATGGTCGGCGTGGGGGCGCTCTCCGCCGGGGAGAGCATCGCCTGGGGCATCACGGGGCCACTGCTCCGTGCGGCCGGCGTGCCCTTCGATCTCCGCCGCGTCCAGCCCTACTGGGCGTACGACCGGGTCGAGTTCGAGGTGCCGCTCGGCAAGAACGGCGACAACTTCGACCGCTACCTCGTCCGCATGGCCGAGATGGGGCAGTCCATGCGCATGGTCGAGCAGGCGCTCGAGCGCATGCCGGGCGGCGCCATCAACGTGGACTTCGAGGGCCGCGAGATTCCCGTGGACGCGTACGTGGACCTGGGCAAGCAGGGCAAGACCGAAGGGCTCCTGCTGCTGCCCATCACGCTCTCGCCCAACCTCCAGGGACAGGGGCGTGCCGCGCAGGAGCGGGTGAACGTCGCCGACAAGACGGTCGTCATGCCGCCGAAGGAGACCGCCTACGGCTCCATCGAGGGGCTGATGAACCACTTCATGCTCGTGATGGACGGCTACGGTATCAGGCCGCCCGCGGGCGAGGCTTACTTCGCGGCCGAGGGCGCCAACGGCGAGCTCGGCTTCTACGTCGTCTCCGATGGCAGCGACCGGCCGTACCGCGTGCGCTGCCGCCCGCCGTGCCTGCCGCCCGTGGCCGCGCTGCCGCGCATGATCGAGGGGCAGATGGTCGCCGACATCATCCCCACCTTCGGGTCGGTGAACATGATCGGAGGCGAGCTTGACCGCTGA
- a CDS encoding NADH-quinone oxidoreductase subunit I: MTSPYQASNTPADPRHSSRLGFFQRFYLVEVMLGLKLTGIRFFTNMWRHTLHTVFGVKSAHGAVTFQYPDERRPYAARLRSLHRLVRREDGSPRCVACMMCETVCPAHCIYIVASEHPNPEIEKVPERFDIDLGKCVFCGYCVEACPEDAIRMDTGILEFSSYSRGGMIYTKETLLALEPAGRDGAPTSPVPIPADWGMPLERGALPKRGMP, encoded by the coding sequence ATGACGTCACCCTACCAGGCATCCAACACGCCCGCGGATCCGAGGCACTCGAGCCGGCTCGGGTTCTTCCAGCGCTTCTACCTGGTCGAGGTGATGCTCGGCCTCAAGCTGACCGGCATCCGCTTCTTCACCAACATGTGGCGGCACACGCTGCACACGGTTTTCGGCGTCAAGAGCGCCCACGGCGCGGTCACCTTTCAGTACCCGGACGAGCGCCGGCCCTACGCGGCGCGGCTCAGGAGCCTCCACCGCCTTGTGAGGCGCGAGGACGGTTCGCCTCGCTGCGTCGCCTGCATGATGTGCGAGACGGTCTGCCCGGCCCACTGCATCTACATCGTGGCCTCGGAGCACCCGAACCCCGAGATCGAGAAGGTGCCCGAGCGCTTCGACATCGACCTCGGCAAGTGCGTCTTCTGCGGCTACTGCGTCGAGGCGTGCCCCGAGGACGCCATCCGCATGGACACGGGCATCCTCGAGTTCTCCTCCTACAGCCGCGGCGGGATGATCTACACGAAGGAGACCTTGCTGGCGCTCGAGCCCGCCGGGCGCGACGGTGCCCCGACCTCGCCCGTGCCCATCCCCGCCGACTGGGGCATGCCCCTCGAGCGGGGCGCACTACCCAAGCGGGGCATGCCCTGA
- a CDS encoding NADH-quinone oxidoreductase subunit C: protein MDGSTILARLRARLGARVLETHEHHGDHTAVVAREGIVDALSYCRDNAELRFDMLMDLTAVDYLKFPGREDGPRFDVVYHLYSVAHNHRVRLKVQVEQDAASVPTATGLWPIANWFEREVWDMFGIRFEGHPDLRRLLMYEEFVGHPLRKDYPIERRQPLIGPNV, encoded by the coding sequence ATGGACGGATCCACCATTCTCGCGCGACTGCGCGCGCGCTTGGGCGCGCGGGTGCTCGAGACCCACGAGCACCACGGCGATCACACGGCCGTCGTTGCCCGCGAGGGCATCGTCGACGCGCTCTCGTACTGCCGGGACAACGCCGAGCTCCGCTTCGACATGCTGATGGATCTCACCGCCGTCGACTACCTCAAGTTTCCCGGCCGCGAGGATGGGCCGCGCTTCGACGTCGTGTACCACCTGTACTCCGTCGCGCACAACCATCGGGTAAGGTTGAAGGTGCAAGTCGAGCAGGACGCGGCGTCCGTGCCCACCGCCACGGGGCTCTGGCCCATCGCCAACTGGTTCGAGCGCGAGGTGTGGGACATGTTCGGCATCCGGTTCGAGGGGCACCCCGACCTCAGGCGCCTGCTGATGTACGAGGAGTTCGTGGGCCACCCGCTCCGCAAGGACTATCCCATCGAGCGCCGCCAGCCGCTCATAGGGCCCAACGTCTAG
- a CDS encoding molybdopterin-dependent oxidoreductase, with amino-acid sequence MPKLTINGKEVEVPEGTNLIEAAKAAGADVPHYCYHPALSIAGQCRLCMVDIDKVPRPQIACNIQAAEGMVVHTETEQVKETRRSMMEFHLINHPLDCAVCDQAGECFLQIYYMKHGLYDPRMTDEKVHKPKAVPLGPHVILDAERCILCSRCVRYCDEVTHTGELGIFHRGDHSEIGLFPGKTLENKYSGNVIDICPVGALTDRDFRFQVRVWYLDTAKSVCNGCARGCNIEVHTNKHRTHHNEGRRVARLKPRFNADVNKWWICDAGRYGFKWIDDKSRLAQPLHRVGAQATEVSWDRALPELVTTLQRTRPEEIGFLASPQMSNEDLWVLRRLAEQLGVRNVDFRVPPRAPGDEDSFLIRADKNPNSRGAELLGIGPGQGALDAAGMLRAAREKRLKLLWVFHHDLWAAAWPEAEVLEALEGAETVVFQGTNANDASARAHLVLPSAAYVEREGTFTNFEGRVQRFRTALTPPGEAWPDWMILSFVGKALGFQDSVFAAERSEQVFNALAKTVPAFAGMTYRGIGDAGATVKA; translated from the coding sequence ATGCCTAAGCTCACGATCAACGGGAAAGAGGTCGAGGTCCCGGAAGGGACCAACCTCATCGAGGCCGCGAAGGCCGCCGGCGCCGACGTGCCGCACTACTGCTACCACCCGGCGCTCTCGATCGCCGGCCAATGCCGGCTCTGCATGGTGGACATCGACAAGGTGCCGCGCCCGCAGATCGCGTGCAACATCCAGGCGGCCGAGGGCATGGTGGTCCACACCGAGACCGAGCAGGTCAAGGAGACCCGGCGCTCGATGATGGAGTTCCACCTGATCAACCACCCGCTGGACTGCGCCGTGTGCGACCAGGCGGGCGAGTGCTTCCTCCAGATCTACTACATGAAGCACGGCCTGTACGACCCGCGGATGACGGACGAGAAGGTCCACAAGCCGAAGGCAGTGCCGCTCGGCCCCCACGTCATCCTCGACGCCGAGCGCTGCATCCTCTGCTCGCGCTGCGTCCGCTACTGCGACGAGGTGACGCACACCGGCGAGCTCGGCATCTTCCACCGGGGCGACCACTCGGAGATCGGCCTCTTCCCGGGCAAGACGCTCGAGAACAAGTACTCGGGCAACGTCATCGACATCTGCCCGGTCGGCGCGCTGACGGACCGGGACTTCCGGTTCCAGGTGCGCGTCTGGTACCTCGACACGGCCAAGAGCGTCTGCAACGGCTGCGCCCGCGGCTGCAACATCGAGGTCCACACCAACAAGCACCGGACCCACCACAACGAGGGCCGGCGCGTGGCGCGGCTCAAGCCCCGCTTCAACGCGGACGTCAATAAGTGGTGGATCTGCGACGCCGGCCGATACGGGTTCAAGTGGATCGACGACAAAAGCCGGCTCGCCCAGCCGCTCCATAGAGTCGGCGCGCAGGCCACGGAAGTGTCGTGGGACCGCGCCCTGCCCGAGCTCGTCACGACGTTGCAGCGCACGCGGCCCGAGGAGATCGGCTTCCTCGCCTCGCCCCAGATGTCGAATGAAGACCTCTGGGTCCTGCGGCGGCTCGCCGAGCAGCTGGGAGTGAGGAACGTCGACTTTCGGGTGCCGCCGCGCGCGCCGGGCGACGAGGACAGCTTCCTGATCCGCGCCGACAAGAACCCCAACAGCCGTGGCGCGGAGTTGCTCGGCATTGGGCCTGGGCAGGGGGCCCTGGACGCCGCCGGGATGCTGCGCGCCGCCCGCGAGAAGCGGCTCAAGCTCCTCTGGGTCTTCCACCACGACCTCTGGGCCGCGGCCTGGCCGGAGGCCGAGGTGCTGGAAGCTCTCGAGGGCGCGGAGACCGTGGTCTTCCAGGGCACGAACGCGAACGACGCTTCCGCCAGGGCACACCTCGTGCTGCCGAGCGCCGCCTACGTGGAGCGCGAGGGCACCTTCACGAACTTCGAGGGGCGCGTCCAGCGCTTCCGCACCGCGCTCACGCCCCCGGGAGAGGCCTGGCCCGACTGGATGATCCTGTCCTTCGTCGGGAAGGCCCTGGGCTTCCAGGACTCTGTCTTCGCCGCCGAGCGCTCCGAGCAGGTCTTCAACGCGTTGGCAAAGACCGTGCCGGCCTTCGCCGGCATGACCTATCGCGGCATCGGCGACGCGGGCGCGACGGTGAAGGCATGA
- a CDS encoding NADH-quinone oxidoreductase subunit B, whose translation MGVGTFFTSKLDEAIGWARKFSIFQYPFVTACCGMEYMATACSHYDVDRFGAGLPRFSPRQADVLFVVGTISHKMAPVLKRIYDQMCEPKWVVAFGVCTCTGGFYNNYATVQGIDTIIPVDVYIPGCPPRPESVIDGLMKLQDKIAAGAQRY comes from the coding sequence ATGGGAGTAGGGACCTTCTTCACCTCCAAGCTCGACGAGGCGATCGGCTGGGCGCGCAAGTTCTCCATCTTCCAGTACCCGTTCGTGACGGCGTGCTGCGGCATGGAGTACATGGCCACCGCCTGCTCGCATTATGATGTCGACCGGTTCGGCGCGGGACTGCCGCGCTTCTCACCGCGCCAGGCCGACGTGCTCTTCGTTGTGGGCACCATCAGCCACAAGATGGCGCCCGTGCTCAAGCGCATCTACGACCAGATGTGCGAGCCCAAGTGGGTGGTCGCCTTCGGCGTCTGCACCTGCACGGGCGGCTTCTACAACAACTACGCGACGGTCCAGGGGATAGACACCATCATCCCCGTGGACGTCTACATCCCGGGCTGTCCTCCCCGTCCCGAAAGCGTCATCGACGGCCTGATGAAGCTGCAGGACAAGATCGCCGCGGGCGCGCAGCGCTACTAG
- the nuoK gene encoding NADH-quinone oxidoreductase subunit NuoK has translation MVPTSDYVGLSAVLFVIGVLGVLVRRDPLVIFMSIEIMLNAANLALVAFGQRHGSVDGQVLVFFVLCVAAAEVAVGLAIIVAIFRLRRRLSVDELSLMRG, from the coding sequence ATGGTCCCCACGTCCGACTACGTCGGGCTCTCGGCCGTCCTCTTCGTCATCGGGGTGCTGGGCGTGCTGGTCCGGCGCGACCCGCTCGTGATCTTCATGTCGATCGAGATCATGCTCAACGCCGCCAATCTCGCCCTCGTGGCCTTCGGCCAGCGCCACGGCTCCGTCGACGGGCAGGTGCTCGTGTTCTTCGTCCTGTGCGTGGCCGCCGCGGAAGTCGCGGTCGGGCTCGCGATCATCGTCGCCATCTTCCGGCTCCGCCGCCGCCTCTCGGTGGACGAGCTGTCGCTGATGCGGGGGTAG